Proteins encoded together in one Candidatus Bathyarchaeia archaeon window:
- a CDS encoding NYN domain-containing protein gives MKLDLSFINGEFVQKRVDVLLSVDLVRMSWAHQIDRAVIVSGDSDLVPAIQAAKDAGVLVQLYYFKTSVHDELLDACDDRFEIDDKLLKSCKLTSP, from the coding sequence TTGAAATTAGATTTAAGCTTCATTAATGGAGAGTTTGTTCAGAAAAGGGTTGATGTTCTCCTCTCAGTGGATTTAGTGAGGATGAGCTGGGCTCATCAGATAGACAGGGCGGTAATAGTTTCCGGCGACAGCGATCTAGTTCCAGCAATTCAGGCCGCAAAAGACGCCGGAGTCTTGGTACAGCTATATTATTTTAAGACCAGCGTGCATGATGAATTGCTTGACGCTTGCGATGACCGCTTCGAAATCGACGATAAGCTGTTAAAAAGCTGCAAATTAACGTCACCCTAG